GAAGGCTATCTTCCCAAAGAAGGGGATTACTACCAGTATTTAAATCAAAACAATTTGTAAGTACCACACCAGTTTTATTTCCAACTGACAAGTAAAGCACTCTAAGCACGTTAGCAATACTCACATAAAACTAACCTGAAGTTTGAGAGCTCTAACCTGAAGTTTGAGTCCAAGTTTGAGAGCTAACTTTACTTTTCATACAGAGATATGGGTTCTTTTGTCAGAGAACACCTCAAGCAATAATTGTTTTCTCATATGCAAAATAATCTTATGGATCTTTAAGGCCAGAttagagaaataaaaacaagaaaagttaGTTTGAGATACTTCAGAAGTAAAGCAAACAATTGCAGCACTTTTGCTCATTCCAAAAATCTTAGTTTTGGAAAgagaattctggaaaaaaagttcCTTTGGGTAACTCTTCCTATTCCAACATGACCAGAGTGTACAATATGTACTACGTAAGAGTTATGCTTTCCATAAAAGAGAAGTAAAGCTTTCTTGTCTTCATTATAGCTTTTCAGGTTTTGCTTCTGATTTCTCATCTATCAGGTCTTTAAATCCCAGTTTTTCCAGTGGTTCATTAGCCATAAGTTGCCTGaggtaaaaacaacaaaaaacacattttatagAACACAGTCCATGACCAAGAGAATAACACCCTTTTCTAATTCACTTACTACTTACTGTAAAGAAATGCAAGACTACCATACAGAGTAACTGCCATGCAGCAAAGCCTCAAAAACTTCAACTTCGGAACAGCtacgtttggggatttttttttttccttatcactGGCTTTCCAGTTGAATGTGTTACATTCTGGTATTAGATGTTTATCAACAATTTTCTCAGAAAACTGATTCCTTGTTATGGTTAATTAGCAGAGTGCATAGGATCTTCCTAAAAGCCTAACCACGTCACACACCATGTTTCTAAGGGAACGTGGCTCACAGTATTAGCTGTGCTATTTTACTTCGCTGTAGGGACTTCCAAACTCTTTTTGACTTGCAGTCCTCCTCACTACCAGCCCATGCAAAGGGTGCAGGTGTTCCTGTATTTACACACTCCCAGCATTTCCAATGGGCTTCCTGACTCACCGCAGCGTACAGAGCACCGCGGGAATAGGAACACCCCTAGAAAACCAAGCGCCGTCACTTTTTCCAGTGGCCTCGGGAACAGGGTGGTGTTTGGAGCTGCGACCACCggtgctgccccctcccccccccgcagcggccGCCCCCCGGGGCACTCGCCTCTCCATGCGGCACTGCAGGTAGGCCATggcgcgggggcggcaggcgcTGCTCTCGGAGCCGCTCTGGCGCAGGCACTCCAGGAACTGCTCCTTGAAGGCGCCGCACTCGCCTGCAAGAGACAGCGAGGCCGCGCTACCGCCGGCtcgggcggccgccgggcccgcgCCCGCCGCAACGGCCCGGCCGCGTCGCCATGGAGACCCGAGGCCTGGGCGGGGGGAAGGGGCCTGGCCGGCGCTAGGCCGCGGGGAGGCGAGGGCCGCTGCTACCGCCACGCCGCACCGAAGTGATCCAGCGGGAAGGCGCCCTTGTCCGGCGGCCGCGGCTGGAAGCTCTTGCTGCCGAAGTTCATCGCCGTGGACATGTCGCCGGCCTCGGCGGGGGTCTCCTCCCGGCTGCGCGACCGGCGAGCCGAGCAGCCGAACCAGGCCGGGCCCGCGAGCGCCGAGCGCATCGAACGCGAGCGGcccggcccccccacccccacgtGACCGCTGCCACTCCGAAAGGGGCGGGGCCACGCCGCGAGGGAAACAGCGTCCGTGTTGCTGCGGCAACCGGAGTGCCGCGCTCCCGGGGGAGCATCCGCCAGGGGGCGTGGCGTCTCCACGGCAACTCTCCAGGGCAACGGGGGGAGTGACGTCGCTGCCCCAGGCCTCACCTCGCCAGCGCGGGGTCACCATGGAAACCCCATCTTGGCCGCCATGTTGGCCCACGCCCCGCAGCCCCTTTGGGGCCCGTCGGGGTCTTTCCTTCTTCCTGGAAGCACAAAATCCTGCAAGGAAGATCGGGCTGGTGGTTGGCACTGAACCAGGCTGCTCTCCACGTCCCTTGTTTCCCAAGTTTCAATTAATCtcaatgaaataaaacattttcttctcacAAAACCGGTTACTTCCCTAATTTGCCTCCAGAGTCTCCTACCCCAAGTCCAGAAGATGAGAGCAATTTTTGAGGAGAATCTGTTttgagaagggaaggaaagcaaaaattgattttttcttCCATAGCTGACTGCTAAAATTTATTTGTTCAGATGCCTTTATGAAGGGAAAACCAGCAAAAATCAGAGACCAGTGTCAGCAAATCAATTTATATAGGAACCAGCGTCACCCAAATTCCCCTCTATTTCTTCCCAAGCCGCCACATCAGTCAGGAGACCTGGATGAGACCAGGGCTCCTCATTTCCCAACGGCTTTAAGAAGAAGTTTTGCACCTGTCACTGCTCAGGACAGGGGCCCCACTTACGAAAATATCTTTTTTGGGGGATGTAATATTGCTGGTGGTGTGCTGGCGGCACGCGCCGGAGAGCCGCTGGTCTCATCCTGAGAAGAGATGAGAAATGGTGTTAAtttaacctgctccagtgttcaccATGCGTTACGCTGTTACCATCTTTCTTCTTTGCCCCTAGCTGCAATTGGTTTAAGGAGgtttttcatctgttttaagttgattttattttaattaaatgactGAGATAAGTATAAAGAATTCCAggctgggggagaaaaaaaaaaacacagctgcaaTTGTTAAGGATGGCCATTATAGAAATATTACCTGAAGTCCCACttaaagtggttttttttgtgctttgattGCTTTCTTATTACAGAATTTGAAATTGGAAATGGAAAATTACAACATGTTCTATTATATAAGGTTTATGCAGCCTGAAATAtgagattttatttattattatgttttCAGGGCTATgaacaatagattttttttagacAGTAAATAGTACTTTTCCACTTGACTTAATTACAATACTGAACAGTAAAAGGGAGACAGTGCTCTTTCAAAAATATAGGCAACAAACCATCTGCTAGATCTCGAGGAGTAAGCAGCTTTGGTTTGTCTGAACAACTTTAACTGAAATATCAAAACAACTGATTTTAGCACACTGCCTGAATTATGCTTCTTGGCTTGTGGTGGTGCAAGGGTTGACTTGCTGACTCCCCAGGTGCTGCAGGGAGGACTGAAAGCAAAAGATACGCAGGGATCCCAGAGTGGGATTATTCCCAAACAGGCTGACTCAGTCCTATGCAAGGACTATATCAGCTTGCTGTGATTTATTACATCCAAATGTTTTGATTACCTACTAATTACCTCAGCATCTTTCATTGGAGTCTTAAGTTTTGTGGTTACCCAAATTCACCTCAGGTATAGTAGCAGGTATTTCGTTATGTTTATTTAATGTTCTTATTCTAAGTATCAGTTGTATCTTCTAGAGTTTCCTGCAAAGGTACAGTTTTTCTTAAAAGCTAATACATGTGCTTTAGCGGTTTAGTATGTATTTTTCCCAAGGAGATCAAATGAAATCTCCATTAGATAATCAGTGCTAAGAAAAATCTTATTTGCAGATTAAGCCAACTAGTTCCAAAAGAATTCAGCAAAAATGGTGCCACAAAGAACAGTGCCACTAACAAAGAAATTAATGCTTTTCACATACTTTCTTCCAAAGATATGAGAGACTTTCACTGCATGACAAAAATCTGAAATAGCTGTTTCAGTGACAAGGTGCCTGATGTACATGAGAGATCAGATACTTTGTAAAGCATCCAGTGTTTTACAGTATCGGGAGTCTGGAGTCTGGAGCCCTTTGCAAAAATTAGAAGGCTCAAATCTGTGACTCCCCAAACTAGGGAAAATCTGGACCTTCCCCTTTTGATTTACACAGCttgagagatatatatatatatatatataaaaaccccTCCTTTGCTTGAATCAGAGCTGTTAGTCATTAATTACTGACtaaagtaacatttaaaaattgtttgCTCTTTTACAATGGTGTCGGATCACACTGAAAACTTATATCAGTATATCACTATTTGTCAATTGTACAAATGTACCTTCAGAAGGGTTTTTAACCCGCTTAgcattgcttttaaaagtgccaAATTGAAGTACTACATCAGACCAGAAACCAGAACACCTTTCCATTGCTGTGAGCAGGGTAGAGTCTGGGACTttcattattttctctctctctcaccatgCCACATCTTTAAGAACCTACAGATGCAAATTATCAAGTAgttaatttgaaaataatttatcaACAAGCTGTGAAAGGCTTTGAGTAAAATTCTAAGGGATTTTGCAGCTTGGCTTGGGATAGCTGTAAGAAATGAATCAGTCGAACAAGACCAAGCACATTCAAACATTGGAATTTGTGCCCTTGAGACTGCTGTTCCCAGGTAAGGCGCAGAACACACCTCAGAGAAACATCCCTCCGGGATCACTCATTCAGCCTCACCCTTGCACCGCGAGCACACAGCCAGCTCTTACATAAGGTGTCTTGCTACATCACTGCCAGAGGCTGTTGTAAaccatttttctcccttttaattCAGGTTCCTAGAcaagcaaaaatgcaaaatattgccAGAAGAGTCTGGGGAACGGGGATTTTTGCTATGGATGATTAATGAAATATTATTGTTTTGCACTTAGAGGGAAATCACAGCTTTATGCCAGTAAGGTCAAGGCCTTAATATGCTATGTGCTCTACAAAGTTGTACGGAATGATAGTTCATTTTCTGTTATCATTCAGCCAAAGCCTCATCAAGATAAAGAGGAACACAACAGAAATAGTTACACTGTGCTGAAAGTCAAAGTGATCTTTTTTATTACCTTGCTAGCTGCAGTTCTGGTATAACTAAATCCACCTCTCTATCTGCATCATCAAGGCAGGTGGCTCAAAAGTAAGATGCTGGGACTCTGGCACCTACCAGCTAAGCTCTATCCATAGTATCCTGAATTGCTCTTGGATCAGTATCATTTCTGCCATACTATGCTGAGGCGGACTGAAGTTAGAGACCCAGAAGAGGAAGATCTTTAGACTTATGTTGAGGCTTGTGATCTGTTCAGTCCCATGCTGAAAATAAGGTCTTCATAAGCTGACTTCCTCAGTACTGGCTTCCCAGGTCAGGCTGCCTTGGCTTGTTGACATAAGCGTAGGGTCTGAAAACCCATGCTTCTGGCAGTGGTCACAGTGGACTTTACGGCAAATATTTTTATAGATAGGCATATTATAAAAAACATCACCAGCACCGAATCCCAGGATTTCCTGTGGATTTTGTCACTGAGACCCATGAAGGAATGACATCTCTTCAGTCCAAGAACAGTGCTTTTAAAAGCAACAAGGTTCCTGAGGACAGTTTGCTGCTAAAAGGGATAAGGTTTAATATGAGTGGGAAGTACTTTCACTTCAGATACAATGCACTAATCCCGTGcaggaattttgtttgttttcttcttccactgACCAGATCCATCACATACTGTTTACCATAATCCCTCATCTCAGAACATGGAAAAAACaggaatttttctttgaaaatttgcagtaaaataatgattttgaaaAGGTTCAAAAAAAGTCTTCCTTCCCACAGCAGTTGTGCAACACAGACTGATTTAACAGATAAATGAATAAGAAACCCAGTACAGGTTGTTTGTATCAAAATTCACATACTGAACACTTAAGATATTGATCACTATTCTGTGGTGATCCTATAGAAATACTGAGTTGAAGGATTGGGGAAGAAGTAGGTGGGATCCCGTAAAACACCGCAATAATTATGAAAAATGTGGAGAGGTCAAAGTCTGAGAGCTATTGATTTCTTTCTGTACCAGCATTTGCCAAGGTGAGGAAAATCCATTGGCAAAGAGCAGCCTGAGTTTTAACATATCTGAGTCTTTTAAAAACGTTAATGTTTAATAGGGTGTTCTCATGCTTTATATATCCCTGATAACAATGCACGGGCTGATAGGCATCTCCTGAGGTTGTAATTCAGCTGCCGAGCC
This region of Apteryx mantelli isolate bAptMan1 chromosome 16, bAptMan1.hap1, whole genome shotgun sequence genomic DNA includes:
- the COX19 gene encoding cytochrome c oxidase assembly protein COX19 is translated as MRSALAGPAWFGCSARRSRSREETPAEAGDMSTAMNFGSKSFQPRPPDKGAFPLDHFGECGAFKEQFLECLRQSGSESSACRPRAMAYLQCRMERQLMANEPLEKLGFKDLIDEKSEAKPEKL